One genomic segment of Canis lupus baileyi chromosome 9, mCanLup2.hap1, whole genome shotgun sequence includes these proteins:
- the GSC gene encoding homeobox protein goosecoid isoform X1, whose amino-acid sequence MPASMFSIDNILAARPRCKDSVLPVAPSAAAPVVFPALHGDSLYGAGGGASSDYGAFYPRPVAPGGAGLPAAVGGSRLGYNNYFYGQLHVQAAPVGPACCGAVPPLGAQQCSCVPTPPGYEGPGSVLVSPVPHQMLPYMNVGTLSRTELQLLNQLHCRRKRRHRTIFTDEQLEALENLFQETKYPDVGTREQLARKVHLREEKVEVWFKNRRAKWRRQKRSSSEESENAEKWNKTSSKASPEKREEEDGAREGASPEHSWWAGQQLVKDWRGREASRCWCRLSAWDRDEDKNMHFVWFPRPPGSGWGGWRPRASRNGF is encoded by the exons ATGCCCGCCAGCATGTTCAGCATCGACAACATCCTGGCCGCCCGGCCGCGCTGCAAAGACTCGGTGCTGCCGGTGGCGCCCAGCGCCGCGGCTCCGGTCGTCTTCCCGGCCCTGCACGGGGACTCGCTCtacggcgcgggcggcggcgcctCCTCGGACTATGGCGCCTTCTACCCGCGGCCCGTGGCCCCCGGCGGCGCAGGCCTCCCGGCCGCGGTCGGCGGCTCCCGCCTCGGCTACAACAACTACTTCTACGGGCAGCTGCACGTGCAGGCGGCCCCCGTGGGCCCGGCCTGCTGCGGGGCTGTGCCGCCGCTCGGCGCCCAGCAGTGCTCCTGCGTCCCGACGCCCCCAG GCTACGAGGGCCCGGGCTCGGTGCTGGTGTCCCCGGTCCCGCACCAGATGCTGCCCTACATGAACGTGGGCACGCTGTCGCGCACCGAGCTGCAACTCCTCAACCAGCTGCACTGCCGGCGGAAGCGGCGGCACCGCACCATCTTCACCGACGAGCAGCTCGAAGCGCTGGAGAACCTCTTCCAGGAGACCAAGTACCCGGACGTGGGGACCCGCGAGCAGCTGGCGCGGAAGGTGCACCTCCGCGAGGAGAAAGTGGAG GTCTGGTTTAAAAACCGCCGTGCCAAGTGGCGGCGGCAGAAGCGGTCCTCGTCGGAGGAGTCGGAGAACGCAGAGAAGTGGAACAAGACCTCGTCCAAGGCGTCCCccgagaagagggaagaggaag ATGGGGCCCGAGAAGGAGCATCCCCGGAGCACAGCTGGTGGGCTGGTCAGCAGCTTGTGAAGGactggagaggcagagaagcttCTCGGTGCTGGTGCCGCCTGAGCGCTTGGGACAGGGATGAAGACAAGAACATGCATTTTGTATGGTTCCCCAGGCCACCGGGCAGCGGTTGGGGTGGGTGGAGACCAAGGGCCAGCAGGAATGGTTTTTAA
- the GSC gene encoding homeobox protein goosecoid isoform X3, translating to MPASMFSIDNILAARPRCKDSVLPVAPSAAAPVVFPALHGDSLYGAGGGASSDYGAFYPRPVAPGGAGLPAAVGGSRLGYNNYFYGQLHVQAAPVGPACCGAVPPLGAQQCSCVPTPPGYEGPGSVLVSPVPHQMLPYMNVGTLSRTELQLLNQLHCRRKRRHRTIFTDEQLEALENLFQETKYPDVGTREQLARKVHLREEKVEVWFKNRRAKWRRQKRSSSEESENAEKWNKTSSKASPEKREEEGKSDLDSDS from the exons ATGCCCGCCAGCATGTTCAGCATCGACAACATCCTGGCCGCCCGGCCGCGCTGCAAAGACTCGGTGCTGCCGGTGGCGCCCAGCGCCGCGGCTCCGGTCGTCTTCCCGGCCCTGCACGGGGACTCGCTCtacggcgcgggcggcggcgcctCCTCGGACTATGGCGCCTTCTACCCGCGGCCCGTGGCCCCCGGCGGCGCAGGCCTCCCGGCCGCGGTCGGCGGCTCCCGCCTCGGCTACAACAACTACTTCTACGGGCAGCTGCACGTGCAGGCGGCCCCCGTGGGCCCGGCCTGCTGCGGGGCTGTGCCGCCGCTCGGCGCCCAGCAGTGCTCCTGCGTCCCGACGCCCCCAG GCTACGAGGGCCCGGGCTCGGTGCTGGTGTCCCCGGTCCCGCACCAGATGCTGCCCTACATGAACGTGGGCACGCTGTCGCGCACCGAGCTGCAACTCCTCAACCAGCTGCACTGCCGGCGGAAGCGGCGGCACCGCACCATCTTCACCGACGAGCAGCTCGAAGCGCTGGAGAACCTCTTCCAGGAGACCAAGTACCCGGACGTGGGGACCCGCGAGCAGCTGGCGCGGAAGGTGCACCTCCGCGAGGAGAAAGTGGAG GTCTGGTTTAAAAACCGCCGTGCCAAGTGGCGGCGGCAGAAGCGGTCCTCGTCGGAGGAGTCGGAGAACGCAGAGAAGTGGAACAAGACCTCGTCCAAGGCGTCCCccgagaagagggaagaggaaggtaAAAGCGATTTGGACTCGGACAGCTGA